The following coding sequences lie in one Fusarium poae strain DAOMC 252244 chromosome 1, whole genome shotgun sequence genomic window:
- a CDS encoding hypothetical protein (BUSCO:48795at5125), with protein sequence MSTATESQADTQPKSATDDPLVWIDCEMTGLDQDNDEIIEIYCIITTGNLEILDEEGFHAIIHFPQSRLDQMDEWCTKTHEESGLTAAVLESTTTPEQAADALYEYITRFIPERKRGLLAGNSVHCDRAFLRREPYKRVMRHLHHRILDVSSIKEAARRWAAKRIVNKVPNKKGLHKARDDILESIEEAKYYREVIFRPTFDVVPAKNKPNKGKQ encoded by the exons ATGTCTACAGCTACAGAAAGCCAGGCTGATACCCAGCCAAAGAGTGCTACCGATGATCCTCTTGTATGGATCGACTGCGAG ATGACTGGTCTCGACCAGGACAATGATGAAATCATAGAGATTTACTGCATTATTACAACAGGAAACCTTGAGATTCTCGACGAAGAAGGCTTTCACGCCATCATCCACTTCCCCCAGTCTCGTCTTGACCAGATGGACGAATGGTGCACAAAGACACACGAAGAATCCGGTCTCACCGCCGCTGTCCTTGAGTCGACGACTACTCCAGAGCAAGCTGCCGATGCCCTTTACGAGTACATCACGCGGTTCATCCCTGAGCGCAAGCGTGGTCTCCTCGCAGGCAACAGCGTTCACTGCGATAGAGCATTCCTGAGGCGAGAGCCCTACAAGCGTGTGATGAGACACCTGCACCACCGAATTCTGGATGTCAGCTCTATCAAGGAGGCTGCGAGACGTTGGGCGGCCAAGAGGATTGTGAACAAGGTTCCTAACAAGAAGGGACTACACAAGGCGAGGGATGATATCCTAGAGAGTATCGAGGAGGCGAAGTACTACAGGGAGGTCATCTTTAGACCGACATTTGATGTTGTGCCTGCTAAGAACAAGCCTAACAAGGGGAAGcaatag